One Phocaeicola dorei genomic region harbors:
- a CDS encoding DUF4248 domain-containing protein, with translation MKDFLYFPSMTKGSLALLYFPGSNPRIATRHLMRWINGCPPLMEELSATGYYTSQKVFTSRQVTLINRHLGSPG, from the coding sequence ATGAAAGATTTCCTTTATTTCCCATCCATGACAAAGGGTAGCCTGGCTCTGCTCTATTTTCCCGGTTCAAATCCCCGGATAGCCACCCGGCATCTGATGAGGTGGATAAACGGCTGTCCCCCTCTGATGGAAGAGTTATCCGCAACGGGTTACTATACCTCGCAAAAAGTCTTCACGAGCCGCCAGGTGACACTGATCAACCGGCATCTGGGCAGCCCCGGATAG